In Bythopirellula goksoeyrii, a single window of DNA contains:
- a CDS encoding glutamine--tRNA ligase/YqeY domain fusion protein has product MPTDPSPTAEKPASRNFIEQIIDADLADNKNVEVHTRFPPEPNGYLHIGHAKSICLNFGLAQEYNGKFNLRFDDTNPAKEEQEYVDSILDDVRWLGANWEDRLFFASDYFDQLHDWAVELIKAGKAYVCDLTADQMRDYRGTLTEPGKNSPFRDRTVEENLELFAKMKAGEFADGTHTLRAKIDMAAPNINLRDPVMYRIKHAHHHRTGDTWCIYPSYDYTHGQSDSIEGITYSICTLEFENHRPLYDWFCESLAIHHPRQIEFARLNLTYTVMSKRKLLQLVNEGHVSGWDDPRMPTIRGLRRRGYTPEAIQAFCERIGVAKFNSTIDMAWLEDAIREDLNEKALRALAVLNPIKVILTNIEPGSSIDVEAPNHPQNPEAGMRKVPLMREILIEAEDFMEDAPKKFFRLRPGGEVRLRCAGIIRCDEVIKDDAGNVTELRCTFDPDHSRKVKGTIHWVSAERALSAEVRLYDHLCAVENPENVSEGQTFLDNLNPNSLQTITAFVEPSLNEAMPGTHIQFERLGYFFVDPVDSAPEKPVFNRTATLRDSWAKMK; this is encoded by the coding sequence ATGCCCACCGATCCCTCCCCCACCGCAGAAAAGCCCGCCTCGCGGAACTTTATTGAGCAGATTATCGACGCCGACCTCGCTGATAACAAGAACGTCGAGGTCCATACGCGGTTTCCCCCTGAGCCAAACGGCTATTTGCATATTGGTCACGCTAAAAGCATCTGCTTGAATTTTGGCCTGGCCCAGGAATACAACGGAAAATTCAATCTGCGATTCGACGACACGAATCCTGCAAAGGAGGAGCAAGAGTACGTCGATTCCATACTCGACGACGTCCGCTGGCTGGGTGCCAATTGGGAGGATCGGCTGTTCTTTGCATCGGATTATTTTGATCAACTCCACGACTGGGCAGTGGAACTGATCAAAGCCGGTAAGGCATACGTATGCGACCTGACAGCCGACCAGATGCGTGATTATCGTGGCACGCTCACTGAGCCTGGCAAAAACAGCCCTTTTCGAGACCGTACCGTCGAGGAGAATCTCGAACTCTTTGCGAAGATGAAGGCTGGAGAGTTTGCCGATGGCACGCACACTCTGCGGGCAAAGATCGACATGGCCGCGCCGAATATCAACCTACGCGATCCGGTGATGTACCGTATCAAACACGCACATCATCATCGCACCGGAGACACGTGGTGCATTTATCCGTCCTACGACTACACCCATGGTCAAAGCGACTCGATCGAGGGGATCACTTACTCAATCTGCACACTAGAGTTTGAAAACCATCGTCCGTTATACGATTGGTTTTGCGAATCACTTGCAATTCACCACCCCCGACAGATCGAGTTTGCTCGGCTCAATCTGACGTACACCGTCATGAGCAAGCGAAAGCTGCTGCAGCTGGTCAACGAAGGACACGTATCGGGCTGGGACGACCCGCGAATGCCAACGATTCGGGGTCTGCGCCGCCGGGGCTACACTCCCGAAGCAATCCAGGCATTCTGTGAGCGAATCGGCGTCGCCAAATTTAATAGCACCATCGACATGGCTTGGCTGGAAGACGCCATCCGCGAGGACCTCAACGAAAAGGCACTGCGAGCTCTGGCGGTACTCAATCCGATCAAGGTAATACTCACAAACATCGAACCAGGCTCGTCAATCGACGTCGAGGCCCCAAATCACCCTCAAAACCCCGAGGCCGGAATGCGTAAGGTGCCGCTGATGCGAGAGATTCTGATTGAAGCCGAGGACTTCATGGAAGACGCCCCTAAGAAGTTCTTCCGACTTCGACCAGGAGGCGAGGTGCGACTAAGATGTGCGGGCATCATCAGATGCGACGAGGTCATCAAAGACGACGCTGGCAATGTGACTGAACTTCGCTGCACGTTCGACCCTGATCACTCACGCAAGGTCAAAGGAACCATCCATTGGGTTTCAGCCGAGCGAGCACTTAGCGCCGAGGTTCGCTTGTATGACCACTTGTGTGCAGTAGAAAATCCGGAAAACGTATCAGAGGGCCAAACATTTCTCGACAACCTCAATCCCAACTCGCTGCAAACAATCACGGCATTCGTGGAGCCCTCACTGAATGAGGCAATGCCTGGCACCCATATTCAATTCGAGCGATTGGGGTATTTCTTCGTGGACCCGGTAGACTCCGCTCCAGAGAAGCCCGTCTTCAACCGCACTGCAACACTGCGCGATAGTTGGGCGAAGATGAAGTAA
- a CDS encoding DUF1559 family PulG-like putative transporter, with amino-acid sequence MFHTNRTHTHFLCWFLTGLMLFTPGSSLIAQEADERTTLLADPAAVPVPDVVDTPLDVTYLLPQACLVISLRPQAILASPFAKMMPIEVLQAASLHQSGLDPLQLDRLLLTVEPPAAGAPNYAVMGSFISPVVGKLHPQLTQHTTPNEQSEQPHLKSNHPLMPSMYFPSETVLLATPEVTLQKFLTGKFKPAESSLHEHLMAAASDDVYLAIDVVPLRPLINGLLMQNPTPPKFEYLNVAPDLVKTIELRMNLSHPGTNELVIESNNEQDAQELLGLVDKSFDLVRSQATEEITRLKQNSDPVQQAMGRYQERMMNDMSTALAPQREGTRLVIFRQSGEHGQMGMLTMTAVSGVLVALLLPAVQAAREAARRNTSMNNMKMINLALHNYADQNEISFPAQANFDDNDKPLLSWRVHILPFLEQNELYKQFHLDEPWDSEHNKALIAKMPAVFAEPSSSFAQTEGRTNYLGVQGDGMFFDGSKEGKRFMDLRDGTAATIMMVQVNDESAVPWTKPEDWEFDEKKPLKGLIPPLHAGVFLASFADAHVKSISKDIDPGVFKKLLTVDGGEVVEIP; translated from the coding sequence ATGTTCCACACGAATCGAACACACACTCATTTTCTTTGCTGGTTTCTCACGGGGTTGATGCTGTTCACTCCGGGTTCCTCTCTGATTGCTCAGGAGGCAGATGAACGTACCACGCTCCTTGCCGATCCAGCGGCTGTGCCAGTGCCGGATGTTGTCGACACTCCCTTGGACGTGACCTACTTGTTGCCGCAAGCTTGTCTCGTCATTTCATTGCGTCCACAGGCGATTCTCGCCTCGCCGTTTGCCAAGATGATGCCCATTGAAGTCTTGCAAGCAGCATCGCTCCACCAATCAGGGCTTGACCCTTTGCAGCTGGATCGACTGCTATTGACGGTGGAACCACCCGCCGCAGGGGCACCCAACTATGCCGTCATGGGGAGTTTCATTTCCCCCGTGGTTGGCAAACTGCATCCGCAGCTTACTCAGCACACCACACCCAACGAGCAATCTGAACAACCTCACTTGAAGAGCAATCACCCACTCATGCCGAGCATGTATTTTCCGAGTGAGACGGTGCTACTGGCTACGCCGGAGGTGACGCTTCAGAAGTTTCTTACCGGCAAATTCAAGCCCGCCGAGAGCTCACTGCACGAGCACTTAATGGCAGCTGCCAGTGATGATGTCTATCTGGCAATTGATGTCGTGCCGCTGCGGCCTCTGATCAATGGATTGTTGATGCAGAATCCCACTCCACCCAAATTTGAGTATCTCAATGTAGCTCCCGATCTGGTGAAAACGATAGAGTTGCGAATGAACCTGTCCCATCCGGGAACCAACGAACTAGTCATCGAGTCCAATAATGAGCAAGACGCGCAGGAATTGTTGGGCCTAGTCGATAAGTCTTTCGATCTGGTCCGCTCCCAGGCCACCGAAGAGATCACCCGACTCAAACAGAATAGCGATCCCGTTCAGCAAGCAATGGGACGTTATCAGGAGCGGATGATGAATGACATGAGCACGGCATTGGCACCACAGCGAGAAGGTACTCGTTTGGTGATCTTCCGCCAGTCAGGCGAGCATGGCCAGATGGGAATGCTCACGATGACGGCCGTCTCGGGTGTGTTGGTTGCGTTGCTTTTGCCCGCGGTGCAGGCGGCTAGAGAAGCGGCACGGCGAAATACTTCAATGAACAACATGAAGATGATCAACTTAGCACTTCACAATTATGCTGATCAAAATGAAATATCATTTCCAGCTCAAGCGAATTTTGACGACAATGACAAACCACTTCTGAGTTGGCGGGTACATATCCTTCCCTTTCTCGAACAGAATGAACTCTACAAACAATTTCATCTCGACGAACCGTGGGACAGTGAGCACAACAAGGCTCTAATCGCCAAGATGCCAGCCGTTTTTGCCGAACCAAGTTCTAGCTTTGCTCAGACAGAGGGTCGCACCAACTATCTCGGTGTACAAGGAGACGGCATGTTCTTTGACGGATCAAAGGAAGGAAAGAGATTCATGGACCTACGAGACGGCACAGCAGCTACAATCATGATGGTACAAGTCAACGACGAGAGTGCTGTTCCCTGGACAAAACCTGAGGATTGGGAATTTGACGAAAAAAAACCACTCAAGGGGTTGATTCCTCCGCTACATGCTGGTGTTTTCTTAGCGAGTTTTGCTGATGCCCACGTCAAATCTATCAGCAAAGACATTGATCCTGGTGTTTTCAAGAAGCTCTTGACGGTTGATGGTGGGGAAGTGGTTGAGATTCCTTGA
- a CDS encoding PfkB family carbohydrate kinase: MPLVVVGSVAIDHVETPTERRDNMLGGSATHFSYAASFFTSVRLVGVVGEDWPAEHTAVLDEQGIDTSGLQQVPGGKTFTWTGRYHDNMNDRDTLDVQLNVFGEFDPVLPESYRRAKYVFLANGVPAVQMKVLSQVPGRRLAVADTMDLWIKTTRNDLNQLLKQLDGLVLNDSEAKLIAETENLVTAGHRVREMGPKFVIIKKGEHGAMFFSEYETYVLPAFPTEQVVDPTGAGDSFAGGMMGYLAECDNFEPETLKMAMAYGILVASFNVEGFGLERMQQISRKDIDERMTEYKKMLNF; this comes from the coding sequence ATGCCACTTGTTGTTGTCGGGTCCGTTGCCATTGATCACGTCGAAACTCCCACGGAACGTAGGGATAACATGCTCGGGGGGTCAGCGACTCATTTCTCCTATGCCGCAAGTTTCTTCACCAGCGTGCGGCTCGTAGGGGTCGTTGGCGAAGACTGGCCTGCGGAACATACGGCTGTGCTGGATGAGCAGGGGATTGATACTTCGGGATTACAGCAGGTTCCAGGTGGCAAGACCTTTACCTGGACGGGTCGCTACCACGACAACATGAACGACCGCGACACACTCGACGTGCAGCTGAACGTGTTCGGCGAGTTCGATCCCGTGCTGCCTGAAAGCTATCGCAGGGCAAAGTATGTGTTTCTCGCCAACGGCGTGCCTGCCGTTCAAATGAAAGTTCTCTCGCAAGTGCCAGGTCGGCGGCTGGCCGTGGCCGACACGATGGATCTCTGGATTAAGACTACCCGCAACGACCTCAATCAGCTGCTCAAGCAACTCGATGGCTTGGTACTGAACGACAGTGAGGCCAAGTTGATTGCCGAGACTGAGAATCTGGTCACGGCTGGCCACCGCGTAAGAGAAATGGGCCCCAAGTTCGTCATTATCAAGAAGGGCGAGCATGGAGCGATGTTCTTTAGCGAATATGAAACTTATGTTCTCCCCGCTTTTCCAACCGAGCAGGTCGTCGACCCCACTGGTGCGGGCGACAGCTTTGCCGGCGGCATGATGGGGTATCTAGCCGAGTGCGATAACTTTGAACCCGAGACACTCAAGATGGCGATGGCCTATGGCATTCTCGTGGCAAGCTTCAATGTGGAAGGGTTCGGTCTCGAGCGGATGCAACAGATCTCCCGCAAAGACATTGACGAGCGGATGACTGAGTACAAGAAGATGCTCAATTTCTGA
- a CDS encoding ComEA family DNA-binding protein, whose amino-acid sequence MTDSTPRPWIKPRDQASLLAVVASLLVMMASYWVYKGGHEGRLIDIDRADPLQASYLVNVNEADWPELLQLPGLGETMARRIISDRLQHGPFRSVEQLDRVNGIGPRTMERLRPFLMPIPVDTDWAVNSTDEIEIRN is encoded by the coding sequence TTGACCGATTCGACACCACGGCCGTGGATTAAGCCCCGCGATCAAGCAAGCCTGCTTGCCGTGGTGGCAAGTCTGCTGGTGATGATGGCAAGCTACTGGGTGTACAAAGGTGGGCACGAGGGAAGGCTAATCGATATCGATCGAGCAGACCCGCTGCAGGCGAGCTACTTGGTGAACGTTAACGAAGCTGATTGGCCTGAATTGCTCCAGTTACCCGGATTGGGAGAAACGATGGCACGGCGTATTATCAGCGACCGGTTACAGCACGGGCCGTTTCGCAGTGTTGAGCAGTTGGACCGCGTCAACGGTATTGGACCGCGAACTATGGAGCGGTTGCGACCCTTCTTGATGCCGATCCCCGTGGATACTGATTGGGCCGTGAATTCGACGGATGAAATCGAAATCAGAAATTGA
- the nadC gene encoding carboxylating nicotinate-nucleotide diphosphorylase: protein MREFQQIEWDSELQHDCRQIVRLALAEDLNGQQDWTTVALVPAERQGAASIVARDPGVAAGLVTIELVLSEAKAEMEVELRVQDSQSFTAGTTLAVLSGNVRDILTLERTILNLLGRMMGIATLTSRFVQEVADTKAKVYDTRKTTPGWRRLEKYAVHCGGGSNHRMGLYDAVLIKDNHLAQRSGKPVATAEDAAAAVLEASQFLESSQNAAQSNLIVEIEVDSLEQLAAVLPMHPDVILLDNMDSSQLRTAVTMRDDIAPTVELEASGGVRLETIRELAETGVDRISSGALTHSARGLDIGLDWHP from the coding sequence ATGAGAGAATTCCAGCAGATCGAATGGGATAGTGAGCTTCAGCACGATTGTCGGCAGATTGTGCGTCTTGCCCTCGCTGAAGACTTGAATGGCCAACAGGACTGGACCACCGTCGCCCTGGTACCTGCAGAGCGACAGGGAGCTGCCAGTATTGTAGCTCGTGATCCAGGAGTCGCAGCCGGTCTGGTAACGATCGAACTCGTTCTCTCGGAAGCAAAAGCTGAGATGGAAGTAGAGCTTCGTGTCCAAGATTCTCAAAGTTTCACCGCAGGAACAACTCTAGCGGTGTTGAGCGGCAACGTTCGTGACATACTCACTCTGGAGCGGACAATACTGAATCTCCTGGGTCGGATGATGGGCATCGCAACACTCACAAGCCGCTTTGTCCAAGAGGTCGCCGACACCAAGGCAAAGGTTTACGACACTCGAAAAACGACTCCTGGGTGGCGCCGTTTGGAGAAATACGCAGTTCATTGTGGAGGAGGTTCCAATCACCGCATGGGTCTCTACGATGCAGTACTGATCAAAGACAATCATCTGGCCCAGCGTTCAGGAAAGCCGGTTGCCACTGCCGAGGATGCCGCAGCAGCAGTCCTGGAAGCAAGTCAATTTCTTGAGTCGTCACAAAACGCGGCTCAATCGAATCTGATTGTAGAAATCGAAGTTGACAGTCTTGAACAGCTTGCCGCCGTCTTGCCAATGCATCCTGACGTCATTTTGTTGGACAACATGGATTCAAGTCAACTTCGCACGGCCGTTACGATGCGTGACGATATCGCCCCAACGGTCGAACTGGAAGCCTCCGGAGGAGTGCGCTTGGAAACCATTCGAGAGCTTGCGGAGACGGGAGTCGACAGAATCAGCTCAGGCGCTTTAACCCATTCAGCCCGCGGGCTCGACATTGGCTTAGACTGGCACCCCTAG
- a CDS encoding Lpg1974 family pore-forming outer membrane protein, with protein sequence MKFRFRRAAALAVSLALLAAQTADAANPREYQTASSAANQASDSWSNYNEIEQCDYFGTCNAGSCNTGCSGGSGGNLGLGNALCCHDSQLFFYGDYIYARACFSEALAYIVSDPNDPQGGQSIVEYDMDYVSSYRFGGGINFCDCGGAIVFNFARYQSEGDFDVTDTSASTGTTIFGPYEVDAPGDNGSLQGNLDVDVKSYDLGVAKTIPLGCPLGCCSSGCCDSCCGDTCCDTCCGGGSSCGCGSGCGCCPCPAWDITWTAGVRFAEVDWARNNLAIANNGDEIDSATTRLDFNGAGARVGFMGRRYFGRSGCVSAYAKGDISLLVGDMNISTYTTDDPDGSAPLTLRSYSNSGCRVIPVTEIEAGVSAQVTNNIQLSSGYFIAAWHDLGIRDEYDWTTPGLQLNNFDDANILGFDGFFARAVVSY encoded by the coding sequence ATGAAGTTTCGTTTTAGGAGGGCTGCTGCGCTCGCAGTGAGCCTTGCACTCTTGGCGGCACAGACCGCCGACGCCGCCAATCCACGAGAGTACCAAACGGCAAGTTCTGCAGCTAATCAAGCTAGCGATTCGTGGTCAAATTACAATGAAATCGAGCAGTGCGACTATTTTGGCACGTGCAACGCTGGAAGCTGCAACACGGGTTGCTCCGGCGGAAGCGGTGGCAACCTAGGACTCGGCAATGCCCTGTGTTGCCATGATAGCCAGCTCTTTTTCTACGGTGATTACATCTACGCCCGGGCCTGCTTCAGCGAAGCCCTCGCGTACATTGTCAGTGATCCCAACGATCCTCAAGGGGGTCAGAGCATCGTCGAATACGACATGGACTATGTTTCGTCGTATCGCTTTGGTGGTGGTATCAACTTCTGCGACTGTGGTGGTGCGATCGTTTTCAACTTCGCTCGCTACCAAAGTGAAGGGGATTTTGATGTCACGGATACTTCCGCCTCGACAGGGACCACCATCTTTGGCCCCTATGAAGTAGACGCTCCCGGCGACAATGGTTCCCTGCAAGGGAATTTGGACGTCGATGTGAAGTCTTACGACCTGGGCGTAGCCAAGACGATTCCACTAGGTTGTCCGCTCGGTTGCTGTAGCAGTGGCTGCTGCGACTCGTGTTGCGGCGACACATGCTGCGATACCTGCTGCGGCGGTGGTTCCTCGTGTGGTTGTGGCAGTGGCTGTGGTTGCTGCCCATGCCCCGCTTGGGACATTACCTGGACGGCTGGCGTTCGCTTTGCTGAAGTCGATTGGGCACGCAACAATCTGGCAATCGCTAACAACGGTGATGAGATCGATAGCGCCACAACTCGACTGGACTTTAATGGTGCAGGTGCTCGAGTGGGCTTCATGGGTCGGCGATACTTTGGACGTAGCGGGTGCGTTAGCGCCTATGCCAAAGGAGATATCTCTCTGCTGGTCGGTGATATGAACATTAGCACCTACACGACAGACGATCCCGACGGTTCGGCCCCACTGACGTTGCGTTCTTATAGCAACTCGGGGTGCCGTGTTATTCCAGTCACCGAGATCGAAGCCGGTGTGAGTGCCCAGGTCACGAACAATATCCAGCTAAGCTCTGGATATTTCATCGCCGCCTGGCATGACCTTGGTATTCGTGACGAGTACGACTGGACCACTCCAGGTCTTCAGTTGAACAATTTCGACGATGCCAACATTCTAGGTTTTGATGGTTTCTTCGCTCGGGCCGTGGTGTCCTACTGA
- the rpsU gene encoding 30S ribosomal protein S21, translated as MVKLTLRERESAQEAVRRFRKLVERSGIKKEIRVREFYEKPSETKRRARLRAQRRARRDRLMLTSPAGRRG; from the coding sequence TTGGTAAAGTTGACGTTGCGGGAAAGAGAATCTGCTCAGGAAGCCGTTCGGCGGTTTCGGAAGTTAGTAGAAAGAAGTGGGATTAAGAAAGAGATTCGCGTCCGAGAGTTTTACGAGAAACCAAGCGAAACCAAACGTCGCGCTCGTCTACGTGCCCAGCGGCGCGCTCGCCGTGATCGTCTGATGCTCACCAGCCCCGCTGGTCGCCGCGGATAA
- a CDS encoding ABC1 kinase family protein, producing the protein MRISSIPQIYRNVNRWGEIFSILSKYGLAGWLSRFDFSLGKSLLKNRNGQVLATESRETRIRLAMEELGPSFIKFGQIMSTRPDVVGTELANELQKLQTDVPADSLEEVAEIVEEELGQSLSELFAEFSEKPVASASIGQVHRARLHSGEDVAVKVQHPQIKQRMRVDLEILTGLAQLAERLPELRPYRPVTIVSEFQRMLRRELDFTCERRHLDHFVRAFAESDQVKIPKSYPEMSTEQVLVMEWLEGVPISDLQQVRASGVDLAEVARSGAEAYLEMIFQHGIYHADPHPGNLLLMPDGKIGLLDFGMVVRLDDSMREAIEDMLLAIVEQDANRLGSVVVRMGAVPAGLDETSLNLDLSDFVSHYANQSLDRFELGAALSEMIDIMLQYHIMLPSPMSLLLKVLIMLEGTAKRLEPSFSLMEVLEPYRQKVVARRMSPTRQLRKARRMAYEMQLLAEVVPRRLRDILQQVQAGRFDVHLDHRGLEPSVNRLVLGMLTSALFLGSALLVTNQAWPLWGVSVPGTAGFLLSAVLGLRLLRAISKSGSLDSRK; encoded by the coding sequence ATGCGCATCAGCTCCATCCCGCAAATTTATCGCAACGTCAATCGCTGGGGCGAGATCTTTTCGATCCTCAGCAAGTATGGCTTGGCAGGTTGGCTGAGCAGGTTTGACTTTTCGTTGGGCAAGTCGCTGTTGAAAAACCGCAACGGGCAGGTGCTGGCTACCGAGAGCCGAGAGACCCGCATTCGGCTCGCCATGGAAGAACTTGGCCCCTCTTTTATCAAGTTCGGCCAGATCATGAGCACCCGACCCGACGTGGTTGGCACAGAGCTTGCCAACGAACTACAAAAACTGCAGACCGACGTGCCTGCTGACTCGCTCGAAGAAGTTGCTGAAATCGTCGAAGAGGAACTAGGCCAGTCGCTCTCCGAGTTGTTCGCGGAATTCTCTGAGAAACCCGTCGCCTCGGCTTCGATCGGGCAAGTCCATCGAGCCCGCTTACACTCCGGCGAAGATGTGGCGGTGAAGGTGCAACATCCACAGATCAAACAACGCATGCGGGTCGACTTGGAGATTCTCACCGGATTGGCGCAACTTGCCGAACGGCTACCGGAACTGCGGCCCTATCGACCGGTCACGATCGTGAGCGAGTTTCAACGGATGCTCCGTCGCGAGTTGGATTTTACCTGCGAGCGGCGACACCTCGATCATTTTGTCCGTGCCTTTGCAGAGAGCGATCAGGTAAAAATACCCAAGTCGTATCCCGAGATGAGTACCGAGCAGGTGCTCGTGATGGAATGGCTCGAAGGCGTGCCAATTTCCGATCTCCAGCAGGTGCGAGCTTCGGGAGTCGATCTGGCTGAAGTGGCTCGCAGCGGGGCCGAAGCGTATCTCGAGATGATATTCCAGCATGGGATCTATCATGCCGATCCGCATCCAGGAAATCTGCTCTTGATGCCCGATGGCAAGATCGGCCTCTTGGATTTCGGCATGGTCGTGCGTCTGGACGACTCGATGCGCGAAGCAATCGAAGACATGCTGCTGGCAATCGTCGAGCAAGACGCCAACCGCCTTGGCTCCGTGGTAGTTCGGATGGGTGCCGTGCCGGCGGGGCTTGATGAGACGAGCTTGAATCTAGATCTGTCAGATTTTGTTTCGCACTATGCCAATCAGTCGCTCGATCGGTTTGAGTTGGGAGCGGCACTCTCCGAGATGATCGACATCATGCTGCAGTATCACATCATGCTACCGTCGCCCATGTCACTGCTCTTGAAAGTGCTGATCATGCTTGAGGGGACCGCCAAGCGCCTCGAGCCAAGCTTTAGCTTGATGGAAGTCCTAGAGCCGTATCGCCAGAAGGTCGTTGCCAGACGGATGTCACCCACGCGACAACTCCGCAAAGCACGGCGTATGGCGTACGAGATGCAACTACTGGCGGAAGTGGTCCCCCGACGCTTACGCGACATCTTGCAGCAAGTGCAGGCAGGCCGGTTCGATGTGCATCTCGATCACCGGGGATTAGAACCCTCGGTCAATCGGCTGGTGTTGGGAATGTTGACCAGTGCACTCTTCCTGGGATCGGCACTGTTGGTCACCAACCAGGCATGGCCACTCTGGGGCGTCTCGGTCCCCGGGACGGCGGGTTTCTTACTCAGCGCAGTATTGGGCCTGCGGCTACTGCGTGCGATCAGCAAGTCGGGCAGCCTCGACAGCCGGAAATAG